In a single window of the Novosphingobium sp. IK01 genome:
- a CDS encoding ATP12 family chaperone protein: MKRFYTTVSVQNEAGGYRVCLDGRGIRTQGGQPQIVPGEALAQAMAAEWADQGDEIDTTRFVFRDMADYALDVVTPQFAQTVTDLLPYGETDTLCYRAEPDEALAAHQRLLWEPLVTMAEARLGVEFVRVCGIIHKPQSPATMAALRGELEALSPFALAALHNTASLSASLIVGLAALDPQADLVALWDAASAEEDWQASLWGKDEEALARRTRRGEAFAQAARFAHLAGC, translated from the coding sequence ATGAAGCGTTTCTACACCACCGTCAGCGTCCAGAACGAAGCAGGCGGCTACCGCGTCTGCCTCGACGGGCGCGGCATCCGCACCCAGGGTGGCCAGCCCCAGATCGTGCCGGGCGAAGCCCTTGCCCAGGCCATGGCCGCCGAATGGGCCGATCAGGGCGACGAAATCGACACGACCCGCTTCGTCTTTCGCGACATGGCCGACTATGCGCTCGATGTCGTCACCCCGCAATTCGCGCAGACGGTCACCGACCTGCTCCCTTATGGCGAGACCGACACCCTGTGCTACCGGGCCGAGCCCGACGAGGCCCTCGCCGCCCACCAGCGCCTGCTGTGGGAACCGCTGGTGACGATGGCCGAAGCCCGCCTCGGCGTTGAATTCGTGCGCGTCTGCGGGATCATCCACAAGCCGCAGAGCCCCGCCACGATGGCCGCGCTGCGCGGCGAACTCGAAGCGCTTTCGCCCTTCGCGCTGGCCGCCCTCCACAACACCGCCTCGCTCTCGGCCTCGCTGATCGTGGGCCTTGCCGCGCTCGATCCCCAGGCCGACCTCGTCGCGCTGTGGGACGCGGCGAGCGCCGAGGAAGACTGGCAGGCCAGCCTCTGGGGCAAGGACGAGGAAGCCCTCGCCCGCCGCACCCGCCGGGGTGAAGCCTTCGCCCAGGCCGCCCGCTTCGCCCATCTCGCCGGCTGCTAA
- the def gene encoding peptide deformylase, whose product MAIREILEVPDPRLKQISAPVEAFDDDLRTLVADMFDTMYDAPGIGLAAIQVGVPLRVLVIDLQPEDENAEPEHCHDHGCGHSHRPSIREPRVFINPEILDPSEDQTIYQEGCLSVPEIYADVKRPSRIRARWQDLDGQTHEEALDGLLATCLQHEMDHLEGILFIDHLSRLKRQMALKKLDKLRKAA is encoded by the coding sequence ATGGCTATCCGCGAAATCCTTGAAGTCCCCGATCCGCGCCTGAAGCAGATCTCGGCCCCGGTCGAAGCGTTCGACGACGACCTGCGCACCCTCGTGGCCGACATGTTCGACACGATGTACGACGCGCCGGGCATCGGCCTTGCCGCGATTCAGGTCGGCGTTCCGCTGCGCGTGCTGGTGATCGACCTCCAGCCCGAAGACGAAAATGCCGAGCCCGAGCATTGCCACGACCACGGCTGCGGCCATTCGCACCGTCCGTCGATCCGCGAGCCGCGCGTCTTCATCAACCCGGAAATCCTCGATCCGTCGGAAGACCAGACGATCTATCAGGAAGGGTGCCTCTCGGTGCCCGAGATCTATGCCGACGTGAAGCGCCCCTCGCGCATCCGCGCGCGCTGGCAGGATCTGGACGGCCAGACCCACGAGGAAGCCCTCGACGGCTTGCTGGCCACCTGCCTCCAGCACGAGATGGACCACCTCGAAGGCATCCTGTTCATCGACCACCTCTCGCGCCTCAAGCGCCAGATGGCGCTCAAGAAGCTCGACAAGCTGCGCAAGGCCGCCTGA
- the rmuC gene encoding DNA recombination protein RmuC has product MGALVFVIVALVVGAGLGWFLGTRPLAQAQADARTAQGQVKAMAIDLATMAERTRQSEQVAMQRDALRSERDSLSAQLAAAHERAHEADALRDALHAAREQREDLAAQVARLTADALHFDEQKRLLIASQEALRREFENAGNKVLEKAQETFLARAQERFVQSEEKSAQALAALLAPVDQRLRSYEEQVSRLEKERVDAFGNLTGLIQSMREGQEQVRAEAARLGNSLRNAPKARGRWGEQQLRNVLEQCGLSEHTDFITEHSVDTDEGRLRPDAIVKIPGNKLLVIDAKVSLNAYQDAFEAVDDAARAAALTAHVQSMRNHIQTLGTKAYQSQFEDAPDYVLMFVPGEHFIAAALERDPSLWDFAFERKVLLASPTNLVAICRTVAQVWRQDGLAREAREIGRMGGELYDRIRVAAEHLKRVGSGLESAVTNYNKFVGSFERNVLSSARRMREKHIEISREIEEAPLVETAPRYGAADVVPESGPEPVAEPTLAPSVALEHSPEQAAAG; this is encoded by the coding sequence GTGGGCGCGCTTGTTTTCGTGATTGTGGCTCTGGTCGTGGGGGCCGGTCTCGGCTGGTTTCTGGGCACGCGCCCTCTGGCGCAGGCGCAGGCAGATGCCCGCACCGCGCAGGGGCAGGTCAAGGCCATGGCCATCGATCTGGCGACAATGGCCGAACGCACGCGCCAGAGCGAACAGGTCGCAATGCAGCGCGATGCCCTGCGTAGCGAGCGCGACAGCCTCTCGGCCCAGCTCGCCGCCGCCCATGAACGCGCGCACGAGGCCGACGCCTTGCGCGACGCGCTGCACGCCGCGCGCGAACAGCGCGAGGATCTGGCCGCGCAAGTCGCCCGGCTCACCGCCGATGCGCTCCATTTCGACGAGCAGAAGCGCCTGCTGATCGCCTCGCAGGAGGCGCTGCGCCGCGAGTTCGAGAACGCAGGCAACAAGGTTCTGGAAAAGGCGCAGGAAACCTTCCTCGCCCGCGCACAGGAACGCTTCGTCCAGAGCGAGGAAAAGTCCGCCCAGGCCCTCGCCGCGCTGCTCGCCCCGGTCGACCAGCGGCTCAGGAGCTATGAGGAACAGGTCAGCCGCCTCGAAAAGGAGCGCGTCGACGCCTTCGGCAACCTCACCGGCCTGATCCAGTCGATGCGCGAAGGGCAGGAACAGGTCCGGGCCGAGGCCGCGCGGCTGGGCAATTCGCTGCGCAACGCGCCCAAGGCGCGCGGGCGCTGGGGCGAACAGCAATTGCGCAACGTGCTCGAACAGTGCGGATTGTCCGAGCACACCGACTTCATCACCGAACATTCGGTCGATACCGACGAAGGCCGCCTGCGCCCGGACGCCATCGTGAAGATTCCGGGCAACAAGCTGCTGGTGATCGACGCCAAGGTCTCGCTCAACGCCTATCAGGATGCCTTCGAGGCGGTGGACGACGCCGCGCGCGCGGCGGCGCTGACCGCCCATGTGCAATCGATGCGCAACCACATCCAGACGCTGGGCACCAAGGCCTACCAGAGCCAGTTCGAGGACGCGCCCGACTATGTGCTGATGTTCGTGCCGGGCGAACACTTCATCGCCGCGGCCCTCGAACGCGATCCCTCGCTGTGGGACTTTGCATTCGAGCGCAAGGTGCTGCTGGCCTCGCCCACCAACCTCGTGGCGATCTGCCGCACGGTCGCGCAAGTCTGGCGGCAGGACGGCCTCGCCCGCGAGGCGCGCGAAATCGGGCGCATGGGCGGCGAACTTTACGACCGCATCCGCGTGGCCGCCGAGCACCTCAAGCGCGTGGGCTCGGGCCTCGAATCGGCGGTGACCAACTACAACAAGTTCGTCGGCAGCTTCGAGCGCAACGTGCTCTCCTCGGCCCGCCGCATGCGCGAGAAGCACATCGAGATTTCCAGGGAAATCGAGGAAGCCCCGCTGGTCGAAACCGCGCCGCGCTATGGCGCCGCCGATGTCGTGCCGGAATCGGGGCCAGAACCGGTCGCGGAACCGACCCTTGCACCATCCGTTGCCCTCGAACACAGTCCCGAACAGGCAGCAGCAGGATAG
- a CDS encoding 2Fe-2S iron-sulfur cluster-binding protein gives MVRVTFLTATGEPVVAEGEAGQRLLELGQNAGLPLEGTCEGQMACSTCHVVVAEAWFDRLDEASEDEEDMLDLAVGVTRTSRLACQIVLDDSLDGLEVRVPEEARDMQPR, from the coding sequence ATGGTCCGCGTCACCTTCCTCACCGCCACTGGCGAACCTGTCGTCGCCGAGGGCGAGGCTGGGCAGCGGCTGCTCGAACTCGGCCAGAATGCCGGGCTTCCGCTCGAAGGGACGTGCGAGGGCCAGATGGCCTGCTCGACCTGCCATGTCGTTGTCGCCGAAGCCTGGTTCGACCGGCTTGATGAAGCCTCCGAAGACGAGGAAGACATGCTCGACCTTGCCGTCGGCGTCACCCGGACCAGCCGTCTGGCCTGCCAGATCGTTCTCGACGACAGCCTCGACGGCCTCGAAGTGCGCGTGCCCGAAGAGGCCCGCGACATGCAGCCGCGCTGA
- a CDS encoding cysteine desulfurase family protein encodes MIYLDYQATTPLAPEARAAMLPWLAGPEAMGFANPHSPHRAGRAAAAAVEVARGQVAGLFPPGGRVIFTSGATEALNLAILGTGRRALAVSAIEHAAVLDTARFHDPALAVLPVDHAGLVDPAVAIPEGTGLVAVMQVNNEIGTVQPVAELAARAHAMGALFLCDAVQGAGKLAPPPEADLIAVSAHKLHGPKGIGALWVRDGVELTPLIHGGGQEGGLRSGTLSPALCVGFGAAAALCVARREADGAHVERLWTLARSLFARWTLNGDPDRRWHGNLSLRLPGLDVARLLSECRALAFSAGSACASGSGRPSHVLRAIGLSDREAKTTIRIGFGRYTREEDLEEAAAVLHAAVQAQGV; translated from the coding sequence GTGATCTACCTCGACTATCAGGCGACCACCCCGCTCGCCCCCGAAGCGCGCGCGGCGATGCTGCCCTGGCTGGCAGGCCCCGAAGCCATGGGATTTGCCAACCCCCACAGCCCCCACCGCGCAGGCCGCGCGGCAGCGGCGGCGGTCGAGGTGGCGCGTGGGCAAGTGGCGGGGCTGTTTCCGCCCGGTGGCCGGGTGATCTTCACCTCGGGCGCGACCGAGGCGCTCAATCTGGCGATTCTGGGAACCGGCAGGCGCGCTCTGGCGGTTTCGGCCATCGAACACGCCGCCGTGCTCGATACCGCACGGTTCCATGATCCCGCGCTGGCCGTGCTGCCGGTCGATCATGCCGGGCTGGTCGATCCGGCGGTGGCGATCCCTGAGGGGACCGGGCTGGTCGCGGTCATGCAGGTCAACAACGAGATCGGCACGGTCCAGCCGGTGGCCGAACTGGCCGCGCGGGCCCATGCCATGGGCGCTCTATTCCTGTGCGATGCGGTGCAGGGCGCCGGCAAGCTGGCCCCTCCGCCTGAGGCGGACCTGATCGCGGTTTCGGCGCACAAGCTCCATGGGCCCAAGGGCATCGGCGCGCTCTGGGTGCGCGACGGGGTGGAGCTGACCCCGCTGATCCACGGCGGCGGGCAGGAAGGCGGCTTGCGCTCGGGCACGCTGAGCCCCGCGCTGTGCGTCGGGTTCGGCGCGGCGGCGGCGCTGTGTGTGGCGCGGCGCGAGGCCGACGGAGCCCATGTGGAACGCCTGTGGACCCTCGCGCGTTCCTTGTTCGCGCGCTGGACGCTCAATGGCGATCCCGACCGTCGCTGGCATGGCAACCTCAGCCTGAGGCTGCCGGGTCTCGATGTCGCTCGGCTGTTGTCGGAATGTCGCGCTCTTGCCTTTTCAGCAGGTTCTGCCTGCGCAAGCGGGTCGGGACGGCCCAGCCATGTCTTGCGCGCCATCGGACTTTCGGACAGGGAAGCAAAAACCACGATCCGGATCGGGTTCGGACGCTATACAAGGGAAGAGGACCTCGAAGAGGCAGCCGCCGTGCTTCATGCGGCGGTCCAAGCGCAGGGAGTCTAG
- a CDS encoding cysteine desulfurase family protein translates to MSASLYLDHAATTPLLPAAREALFEGFALWANPSSPHRAGRAARAALEDARRRIGAALGWPGEVVLTSGASEGLALAMGRSRAPLAAVSVVEHEAVLRLAGGAARLGVDGQGLVDPAQAAVSGLVCVQQVNNETGVIQPLDAIGAAVRGAGGVLLVDAAQGAGKLALPEADLIVLSAHKFGGPIGMGALLVRDWALLEPTGGQERGYRPGTENLPGALAMAAALEAGAGWLGEAARLRERLERDLVAMGAQVIAAQAPRLPTIGAYRMPGKSATAQLIRFDGLGIAVSAGSACSSGSLRTSHVLGAMGVEHAGEVIRVSIGRETTGADIDRFCDAWRTIAGLA, encoded by the coding sequence TTGTCGGCCTCGCTCTACCTCGATCATGCTGCCACCACGCCGCTCCTCCCTGCTGCCCGCGAGGCCCTGTTTGAGGGCTTTGCGCTCTGGGCCAATCCGTCGAGCCCGCACCGCGCAGGCCGCGCCGCGCGCGCCGCGCTGGAAGACGCGCGGCGCAGGATCGGGGCCGCGCTGGGCTGGCCGGGCGAAGTCGTCCTCACCAGCGGGGCGAGCGAGGGGCTGGCGCTGGCAATGGGTCGCTCCAGGGCGCCATTGGCGGCGGTCAGCGTGGTCGAGCACGAGGCCGTCCTGCGGCTGGCGGGTGGCGCCGCGCGGCTGGGGGTCGATGGACAGGGCCTTGTCGATCCGGCGCAGGCTGCCGTTTCCGGGCTGGTCTGCGTTCAGCAGGTCAACAACGAGACCGGGGTGATCCAGCCGCTCGACGCCATCGGCGCAGCCGTGCGCGGGGCGGGGGGTGTCCTGCTCGTCGATGCGGCGCAAGGGGCGGGCAAGCTGGCCTTGCCCGAGGCCGACCTGATCGTGCTTTCGGCGCACAAGTTTGGCGGGCCGATCGGCATGGGCGCGCTGCTGGTGCGCGACTGGGCCTTGCTTGAACCGACCGGCGGGCAGGAGCGCGGCTATCGCCCCGGTACCGAGAACCTGCCCGGCGCCCTGGCCATGGCCGCCGCGCTGGAGGCCGGGGCCGGCTGGCTGGGTGAGGCCGCGCGCCTGCGCGAGCGTCTCGAACGGGACCTGGTGGCGATGGGCGCGCAAGTGATCGCGGCACAGGCCCCGCGCCTGCCGACCATCGGCGCCTACCGGATGCCCGGCAAGTCCGCCACGGCGCAACTGATCCGTTTCGACGGGCTGGGCATTGCCGTTTCGGCGGGGAGCGCCTGTTCGTCGGGCTCGCTGCGCACCAGCCATGTGCTGGGCGCGATGGGCGTGGAGCACGCCGGGGAGGTGATTCGCGTTTCGATCGGGCGGGAAACCACCGGGGCCGACATCGACCGCTTTTGCGACGCATGGCGCACGATTGCGGGGCTGGCGTGA
- a CDS encoding alpha/beta hydrolase, giving the protein MPAVIFPGPEGRLEGRFQPATRSRAPVAMILHPHPQAGGTMNDRVTQALYKTFVARGFATLRFNFRGVGRSQGSFDNGVGELSDAAAALDWVQSIHPEASSTWIAGYSFGALIGMQLLMRRPEIRGFISVAPPANMYDFSFLAPCPASGIIVQGSADTVVTPNAVQKLVDKLRTQKHITIHHDEIPRANHFFENEMDEMMRSVDNYLDFRLSPECPIR; this is encoded by the coding sequence ATGCCCGCAGTCATCTTCCCCGGTCCCGAAGGCCGCCTCGAAGGGCGCTTCCAGCCCGCCACGCGCAGCCGCGCCCCCGTCGCCATGATCCTGCACCCCCATCCGCAGGCTGGTGGCACGATGAACGACCGGGTTACCCAGGCGCTCTACAAAACCTTTGTCGCACGCGGCTTTGCCACGCTCCGCTTCAACTTTCGCGGGGTCGGGCGCAGCCAGGGCAGCTTCGACAATGGCGTGGGCGAACTCTCGGACGCGGCGGCCGCGCTCGACTGGGTGCAGTCGATCCATCCCGAAGCCTCCTCGACCTGGATCGCGGGCTATTCGTTCGGCGCGCTGATCGGCATGCAGTTGCTGATGCGCCGCCCGGAGATTCGCGGCTTCATCTCGGTCGCTCCGCCGGCCAACATGTATGATTTCAGCTTCCTCGCGCCGTGCCCGGCCTCGGGCATCATCGTGCAGGGCTCGGCCGATACGGTCGTGACCCCCAATGCGGTACAGAAGCTGGTCGACAAGCTGCGCACGCAAAAGCACATCACGATCCACCACGACGAGATCCCGCGCGCCAACCACTTCTTCGAGAACGAGATGGACGAGATGATGCGCTCGGTCGACAATTACCTCGACTTCCGCCTCTCGCCCGAGTGCCCGATCCGCTGA
- a CDS encoding phosphoenolpyruvate carboxykinase, giving the protein MSVNSLNVSLSQQGFPEVATIFANLGTAPLIEHAVRHGEGLLAKDGPFVVATGKHTGRSAKDKFIVRDDETESTVWWGKTNVAMSPEHFAALKEDFIAALADKERLYVADLFGGSQPEHRVNVRVINELAWHNLFIRTLLVRPKPEELAGFEPEYTIIDLPTFRADPARHGCRSETVVAVNFTEKLILIGGTAYAGEMKKSVFGILNYLLPVKGVMPMHCSANIGADGKTAVFFGLSGTGKTTLSADASRTLIGDDEHGWSDTAVFNFEGGCYAKMIRLSAEAEPEIYATTKRFGTVLENVVIDPVTREIDLDDASLAENSRGSYPIDFIPNASEKNLGPVPANLIFLTADAYGVLPPIARLTPDQAMYHFLSGYTARVAGTEIGVTEPEATFSTCFGAPFMPRHPSVYGNLLKERIAKGGVKCWLVNTGWSGGKATMEGIKRMPIKATRALLNAALDGSLNEAEFREDPNFGFEVPVAVPGVDTALLDPRGAWADPVEYDKTAQELVRKFIDNFEQFAEHVDEGVRNAAPVSA; this is encoded by the coding sequence ATGTCCGTCAACAGCCTGAACGTGTCCCTGTCGCAGCAGGGTTTTCCCGAAGTCGCCACGATCTTTGCCAATCTGGGCACAGCCCCGCTGATCGAGCATGCGGTGCGCCATGGCGAAGGCCTGCTGGCCAAGGATGGCCCCTTCGTGGTGGCCACCGGCAAGCACACCGGCCGTTCGGCCAAGGACAAGTTCATCGTCCGCGACGATGAGACCGAAAGCACCGTGTGGTGGGGCAAGACCAACGTGGCGATGAGCCCGGAGCATTTCGCCGCGCTCAAGGAAGACTTCATCGCCGCGCTGGCGGACAAGGAACGCCTCTACGTGGCCGACCTGTTCGGCGGTTCGCAGCCCGAGCATCGCGTCAACGTGCGCGTGATCAACGAACTGGCCTGGCACAACCTGTTCATCCGCACCCTGCTCGTGCGCCCCAAGCCTGAAGAACTGGCCGGTTTCGAGCCTGAATACACGATCATCGACCTGCCCACCTTCCGGGCCGACCCGGCGCGCCACGGCTGCCGCAGCGAGACGGTGGTGGCGGTCAACTTCACCGAGAAGCTGATCCTGATCGGCGGCACGGCCTATGCGGGCGAGATGAAGAAGTCGGTCTTCGGCATCCTCAACTACCTGCTGCCGGTCAAGGGCGTGATGCCGATGCACTGCTCGGCCAATATCGGCGCCGATGGCAAGACGGCGGTGTTCTTCGGCCTGTCGGGCACGGGCAAGACGACCCTTTCGGCCGATGCCAGCCGCACGCTGATCGGCGACGATGAACATGGCTGGTCGGACACCGCCGTGTTCAACTTCGAAGGGGGCTGCTACGCCAAGATGATCCGCCTTTCGGCCGAGGCCGAGCCGGAAATCTACGCCACGACCAAGCGCTTTGGCACCGTTCTCGAAAACGTGGTGATCGATCCGGTCACCCGCGAGATCGACCTCGACGATGCGAGCCTTGCCGAAAACAGCCGCGGGTCCTACCCGATCGACTTCATCCCGAACGCCTCGGAAAAGAACCTCGGCCCGGTTCCGGCCAACCTCATCTTCCTGACGGCGGACGCCTATGGCGTGCTCCCCCCGATCGCGCGGCTCACCCCCGATCAGGCGATGTACCACTTTCTCTCGGGCTATACCGCGCGCGTGGCGGGCACCGAGATCGGCGTGACCGAACCGGAAGCGACCTTCTCGACCTGCTTTGGCGCGCCGTTCATGCCGCGCCATCCCTCGGTCTATGGCAACCTTCTCAAGGAGCGGATCGCCAAGGGCGGGGTCAAGTGCTGGCTGGTCAACACCGGCTGGTCGGGCGGCAAGGCCACGATGGAAGGCATCAAGCGCATGCCGATCAAGGCCACCCGTGCCCTGCTCAACGCCGCGCTCGACGGCAGCCTGAACGAGGCCGAATTCCGCGAAGACCCCAACTTCGGCTTCGAGGTTCCCGTCGCGGTTCCCGGTGTTGACACCGCGCTGCTCGATCCGCGCGGGGCCTGGGCCGATCCGGTCGAGTACGACAAGACCGCGCAGGAACTGGTCAGGAAGTTCATCGACAACTTCGAGCAGTTTGCCGAGCATGTCGATGAAGGCGTGCGCAACGCGGCCCCCGTTTCCGCCTGA